The Gemmatirosa kalamazoonensis nucleotide sequence CGCGGCGACGGATATCTCTTCGATGCGCTCGGGCGACGGCGCCGGTGTCCGGCGTCGCTGGATCGCGCGCGGCACGTTCGGCGTGCGCGGATGCGCGATCTCGATCACGCCGCGCTCGAGATCGAGCGCGAACGGCGCCCCGTCCGCGCGCCGCCGCGCCGCGGCCGTGGCGACCGCCTCGTAGATCTCCCGCTGCCGCCCGGCGGCCCACGGATGCTGCCCGTCCCACGCCGCGGCCGTCGGTCCGAAGATCAGCGCGAGCGTCGGCGGCAGCGCAAACTGCCAGTCGAACGCGGCGACGTGCTGCTGCTCGCGGTAGTAGATCGACCCGCCGCGGCCGCTCTGCGTGATCTCGATGGTCGGCACGGTCGCGCGATCAGCGCCCGAACAGCGCGTCGTGCTTGCCGGTCGCGAGCTCGGCGTCGAACCGTCGCGCGATCGTGTCGAGGATGCGCGTGTCGGGCGCCTGATACTCCGTCTGCACGTCGACGTAGTGATCGTCCGGGCGGCACGCGACGGTGATCTGCTGCCCGTCGATGCGCAGCGGGTGCTCGCGCGCATCCGATTCGCGCGGCAGCGGCTCGGCGCGGAACTCGCGCGCGAGGAACGCGAGCACCGCGTCGCACAGCGCCGCCGTCGCGGGCTCGAGACGGTACCAGCGCACGGAGCTCGAGACGTCGGACAGCTCGCCGCGGTACGGGATCGGCACGAAGCCGGTCCGCTCGACGAGCCGGTCGACGCCGGCCGCGTCGCGCCGCCACGCGAAGTGGTGCGTCACCCACGCCGGATCGAGCGCGTCGACCGACTTGTAGCGCATGCGCCGCGGGTCGATGGGGAGCGCGTAGTTGCGGCGCTCCACGGCGTCGGTGACGACGAGCTGCGGCCGTCCTTGCTCCTGGCCCGCGTGGCCGAAGCGCACGAAGCTGCGCCGGTCCGGGGAGAGGCCGAGCGGCGGGATGCCCGCCACCTGCTCGCCATGTCCGGCCTGGAGCGGCCGCACCATCAGGCGCCCGGCGTCGAGGACGACGTCGCGCAGCAGGAACACACCGCCGCTGCCTAACGTCTCGCGGTCGACACGGCCGCTCGTGCGCTCGCGACGCCGGGCGGCGTGCCATCGCTCCGCGTCGCTCGTGAGCTCCACCGCCTCGCTGGCGCCGTAGCACTCGCCCACCAGCTCGACGTGCGGCTCACCGCCTTCCTCGCGCGCGAGGTAGCAGGTGCCCGAGCCGTCGCCCGCGTCCGGCGCGTGCAGCAGCAGCGCCCGCCCGCCGGGAAGCGCGGCCACCTCGTCGAACCGGTCGTGGCGCGCGCCGTCGTGCTCCGCGGCGACGACCTTGCCGCCATGCCGCACCGTGAACTCGACGGTCCCGCTCGTGGTCCTGCCCGACTGGTGGAATTCGTGGCCGAGTGTGACGATCTCGAACGGGCCCGACGTCTCGGAGCGTACCGGCTCGCCGTCGAGCGCCACGCGGTAGCGGACCGCGAACCCGTCGCGCGTCCGCGGCACCCAGTCGCTCCACGCGCGGTCGGACGAAGCGGGGCGCGCGCGGAGCGGCAGATCGAATCCGGCGACGATCGAGTCGCCGAGCTGCACGAACAACGCGCGCCGGCCACGCGTGGTGAAGACGTTGACGACGCCGGGTGCGATCCAGCGGCCGTCGACCAGCCGCGCGTCGTCCTTCCACAGCGGGCCGAGGCGCGAGGCGCGCGCGACGCCCGACGTGACGCGCGAGAGCCGCACGAACGCCTCGCCAGGCTCCGTCGCGGGCGACGCGGCGTTCGTCGCCGGCCACTGCACCTCCACGGCGAGCAGCAGCTCCTTGCCGTCGATCTCGGGCGGCACGTCGGCGAGCGCGCGTGCCGTCAACCCGACGACGCCGACGAGCGCGAGGATGCTTCCCTCCGAAGCGCCTAACGCCTTCACGAACCCGCTGCCGACGGTGCGGCTCGCGACGAGGCCCACCACGACGCCGGCGACGCCGCCGACGAGCGCGAGCCCGACGACCATGTAGCCCGCGCCTCCCTCGAACGACGACACGCGGTACCAGCCAACCGCGAGGTTCGCGACGTAGCCCGCGGCGAGCATGCCGACGACGCCCGTGAGCAGCGCGATCGCGATGGAGCCGGGCCAGCTCACGTACGTCTCCGCACCAGCTTCTCGGCCGTGTGCGTCGCCGACCAGCGCGCGACCTTCGTCGCGGTGAGGCCGACGTCGTTGCCGGCGGCGAAGATCGCGGTGTCCAGCACACCGCCCGGCCCCTTCGGGTGCACGACCCACAGCGCGCCACGCTCGGCGAGCGCCGACACCGCCTTCGCGATGCGCGGCAGCTCGGCGTCGCGGTCGACGGCGAGGAAGATCACGTCGCACCCGGTGGCGCGCGGCGAGGTGGTGACGTCAGGCGTGCGCTCACGCAGCGACGCGAGGAACGCGTCGTCGGCGAGGCCGAGCACGCAGACCTTCGCGCCCGGCTTCACGTCCAGCTTGTCGATGAGCGGCTTCGGCGCCTCGGCCACGCGCGCGCGCCACTTCTCGGCGTCGGCCCCGAGCACGAGCGAGAGCGTGCCCGCGGCGTGCGTGACGGTGAGCGTGCCCTTCGCGGCGCGCACGTCGGTGATCGACGCGCGGGGAATGCGCACGCGCGCCGGTCCGCGGACGATCAGCTCGTCCGTCTCCAACAGCACGGCCGCGTCGTCGGCCTCGCGTGTCGCACCGTCGACGTCGCGCACGCGCACATGGCAGCGGGTCTCGAGTCCCACGTCACGCCCCCAGCGTCTCGACGGCGACCGGACGCGGCGTCGGCTCGGCCCCGAACTTCCGGCCCAACGCGCGGAGCGTGCGGTCGATCGTCGCGGTGTGTCCCATGACGAAGCGCGACACGAAGCGGAACAGCGGGTTGTGGACGGAGCCGCGCTCGATGACGGTGACCGTGCTCGCGCCGTCGCCGTCGGGGACGATGCGCCAGTCCCACGCGCCGCCGAACGGGAGGTCGGCGTCGGTGATGCGGCTGACGAAGCGTCGCGGCGGGTCGGCGAGCTCGGTGGCGTAGCTGATCGGACGCTCGCCGCCGTGCTCGCGCCACGCGGGACCGTTAGGCGCATCGGGAAGCCGCTCGACGCGCTGCACGTCGTCGCGCCACGTCGGCAGCGCGGCCGGATCGGCGATCAGCGCCCACACGGCCGTCGGCGGCGCGGCGATGCGCGCGGTGAGCGCGGCGACGTGGTCGCGGGGGAGCGTCCAGCCGACGGCGGCGACGA carries:
- a CDS encoding DUF3052 family protein, with protein sequence MGLETRCHVRVRDVDGATREADDAAVLLETDELIVRGPARVRIPRASITDVRAAKGTLTVTHAAGTLSLVLGADAEKWRARVAEAPKPLIDKLDVKPGAKVCVLGLADDAFLASLRERTPDVTTSPRATGCDVIFLAVDRDAELPRIAKAVSALAERGALWVVHPKGPGGVLDTAIFAAGNDVGLTATKVARWSATHTAEKLVRRRT
- a CDS encoding SRPBCC family protein — translated: MRWLAYGLGAVVALVLLVAAVGWTLPRDHVAALTARIAAPPTAVWALIADPAALPTWRDDVQRVERLPDAPNGPAWREHGGERPISYATELADPPRRFVSRITDADLPFGGAWDWRIVPDGDGASTVTVIERGSVHNPLFRFVSRFVMGHTATIDRTLRALGRKFGAEPTPRPVAVETLGA